One Setaria italica strain Yugu1 chromosome II, Setaria_italica_v2.0, whole genome shotgun sequence DNA segment encodes these proteins:
- the LOC101771676 gene encoding potassium transporter 23, whose product MDDGGIQEEPPTERFLTPTRSGGSRWVDGSEVDSSESASWSLGDERSGATTSAEWGAAASAGAPASRVSSGTFRRRLGKRPRRVDSLDVEAMNVRGAHGHSSKELSMVSTIAMAFQTLGVVYGDMGTSPLYVFSDVFSKVPIKSEVEILGALSLVMYTIALIPFAKYVFIVLKANDNGEGGTFALYSLICRYAKVSLLPNQQRVDEDISSFRLKLPTPELERAMFVKDCLEKKPLFKNILLFLVLMGTSMVIGDGILTPSMSVMSAVSGLQGQVRGFDTDAVVIVSIIVLVLLFSVQRFGTGKVGFMFAPILGLWFLNLGSIGIYNIVKYDISVVRAFNPVYIYLFFATNGLKAWSALGGCVLCITGAEAMFADLGHFSVKSIQIAFTAIVFPCLLIAYMGQAAFLMKNPLAVQRVFYDSVPGVLFWPVFVIATLAAMIASQAMISATFSCIKQAMALGCFPRIKIIHTSKKVMGQIYIPVMNWFLMVMCIIIVAAFRSTNDIANAYGIAEVGVMMVSTVLVTLVMMLIWQTNLFLVLFFPILFGTVEFVYLTAVLSKIKEGGWLPLAFSSLFLCIMYTWNYGSVLKYQSEMRGKISLDCILDLGATLGTVRVPGIGLVYNELVQGIPSIFGQLLVTLPAMHSTIVFVCIKYVPIPYVPLEERFLFRRVGQKDYHMFRCVARYGYKDVRKEDHGFFEQLLVESLEKFLRREAQEIALEASTTDAERDDISVVSEVPQSPACEGDLQTPLLSDQRSGDDNRMGTRDGNAPVLPSSSMSAEEDPALEYELEALREAIASGFTYLLAHGDVRARKESFFTKKFIINYFYAFLRRNCRAGTATLKVPHSNIMRVGMTYMV is encoded by the exons aTGGACGACGGCGGGATCCAGGAGGAGCCGCCGACGGAGCGGTTCCTGACGCCGACGCGCTCGGGGGGCTCGCGCTGGGTGGACGGCAGCGAGGTCGACTCGTCCGAGTCCGCGTCGTGGTCGCTCGGGGACGAGCGATCGGGCGCGACCACCTCCGCCGAGTGGGGCGCCGCGGCCTCGGCCGGGGCCCCCGCGTCGCGGGTGTCCTCCGGCACgttccggcggcggctcggcaaGCGGCCCCGCCGGGTGGACTCGCTCGACGTCGAGGCCATGAACGTGCGCGGCGCGCACGGGCACAGCAGCAAG GAATTATCGATGGTGAGCACCATCGCGATGGCTTTTCAAACCCTCGGCGTGGTCTACGGAGACATGGGGACGAGCCCTCTCTACGTCTTCAGCGATGTGTTCAGCAAGGTGCCCATAAAGTCGGAGGTTGAGATCCTGGGAGCACTTTCGCTGGTCATGTACACGATCGCGTTAATACCTTTCGCGAAATACGTGTTTATAGTGCTCAAGGCTAATGACAATGGGGAAG GGGGCACTTTTGCACTGTATTCATTGATTTGCAGGTATGCAAAAGTTAGCCTGCTTCCGAATCAGCAGCGTGTGGATGAAGATATATCTAGTTTTAGGCTTAAGTTGCCAACTCCCGAACTTGAGCGTGCTATGTTTGTCAAAGACTGCCTAGAAAAGAAACCGCTCTTCAAGAACATTCTCCTGTTCTTAGTTCTGATGGGAACTTCTATGGTGATTGGTGACGGCATTCTCACTCCGTCAATGTCAG TCATGTCTGCTGTCAGTGGTCTCCAGGGTCAAGTTCGAGGATTCGATACAG ATGCTGTTGTAATAGTCTCCATCATAGTTCTTGTGCTACTGTTTAGCGTGCAGAGGTTCGGGACTGGCAAAGTTGGATTCATGTTTGCTCCTATTTTGGGACTCTGGTTTCTTAATTTGGGCTCTATTGGAATATATAATATTGTTAAGTATGATATATCTGTTGTGAGAGCATTCAATCCGGTGTATATATACTTGTTTTTCGCAACAAACGGCTTAAAGGCATGGTCAGCTCTTGGTGGTTGTGTCCTGTGCATCACAG GAGCTGAAGCAATGTTTGCTGATTTGGGCCATTTCTCTGTCAAATCAATACAG ATAGCATTTACCGCTATTGTATTCCCCTGTCTGCTTATTGCTTACATGGGACAAGCTGCATTTTTGATGAAAAATCCACTTGCTGTACAAAGAGTATTTTATGACTCTGTACCAG GAGTTCTATTCTGGCCAGTATTTGTGATTGCTACACTTGCTGCTATGATTGCCAGCCAAGCTATGATATCTGCAACATTCTCATGCATAAAGCAGGCGATGGCTCTTGGTTGCTTTCCTAGGATTAAGATAATCCATACTTCCAAGAAAGTCATGGGTCAGATTTACATACCTGTGATGAATTGGTTTCTTATGGTCATGTGCATCATCATTGTGGCTGCTTTCAGAAGTACCAATGATATCGCCAATGCATATG GTATTGCTGAAGTTGGTGTCATGATGGTTAGCACTGTACTGGTGACTTTGGTGATGATGCTTATATGGCAAACCAACTTGTTTCTTGTGCTGTTCTTTCCTATTCTTTTTGGCACAGTGGAGTTTGTTTACTTAACCGCCGTTCTGTCAAAGATAAAAGAAGGAGGTTGGTTACCGCTGGCTTTCTCATCACTGTTTCTCTGCATAATGTACACATGGAACTATGGAAGTGTGTTGAAATATCAGAGTGAGATGCGGGGCAAGATATCACTGGACTGCATCCTTGACCTTGGAGCCACACTCGGGACTGTAAGAGTTCCAGGCATTGGACTTGTGTACAACGAATTGGTCCAGGGAATCCCATCAATCTTTGGCCAACTGTTGGTCACGCTGCCAGCAATGCACTCCACGATCGTTTTTGTTTGCATAAAGTATGTTCCGATCCCATATGTCCCGCTTGAAGAAAGGTTCTTGTTCCGAAGGGTTGGTCAAAAGGACTACCATATGTTTCGCTGCGTCGCGCGCTATGGTTATAAGGATGTTAGGAAGGAGGATCATGGCTTCTTTGAGCAGCTTCTGGTCGAGAGTCTTGAGAAATTTTTGAGGAGGGAAGCCCAGGAAATCGCGCTTGAGGCAAGCACAACGGATGCTGAGCGTGATGACATATCTGTTGTATCTGAGGTGCCTCAGTCTCCTGCTTGTGAAGGCGATCTGCAAACTCCACTGCTTTCTGATCAGAGATCTGGTGATGACAACAGAATGGGCACCAGAGATGGTAATGCTCCTGTGCTTCCCTCCAGCTCCATGTCTGCAGAAGAAGACCCTGCGTTAGAGTACGAGCTGGAAGCTCTGAGAGAAGCCATCGCATCTGGGTTCACGTATCTCTTAGCTCATGGCGACGTGAGGGCGAGGAAGGAGTCATTCTTCACGAAGAAGTTTATCATCAACTATTTCTACGCATTCCTCAGGAGGAACTGCAGGGCTGGCACCGCGACCCTGAAGGTCCCCCACTCGAACATCATGCGTGTCGGTATGACGTACATGGTCTGA